Proteins from a genomic interval of Chryseobacterium indologenes:
- a CDS encoding MBL fold metallo-hydrolase: MLQKTHKISFHYYDTGGGDAIHIRFLGEDSNWHNILIDGGYAREYKNAFAQLIKEILAADEIVDYWIISHIDRDHIGSVLGFLQDKTIKDKSKAVKGFIFNSTSEPIQIPREKISVRDGITLREYIKKSYFQTETSINTETNPIEVFGLKMTILSPTPEKQKKAEDLWTEEERTMKIGRKASQSDHAKTIAELKDLPFHQDKDEVNGSSIATLVEFGDITALLLADSHPSDIEDSLSALRYSSTNPIPLSFMQLSHHGSKANTSIELLEMVKTENFVVTGNGIHNQHPDKEALVRLLEYGKKNEIKIKIHYSCDTKELRDLFKIDAKIETCYEFETTYKEIGPENELFLFEEITDNI, from the coding sequence ATGCTTCAAAAAACGCACAAGATTAGTTTCCATTATTACGACACGGGAGGTGGTGATGCAATCCACATTAGATTTTTAGGAGAAGATTCGAACTGGCACAATATACTAATTGATGGAGGTTACGCTCGTGAATATAAAAATGCTTTTGCTCAACTTATTAAAGAAATTTTAGCTGCTGATGAAATCGTTGATTATTGGATAATCAGTCATATTGACAGAGATCATATCGGTTCAGTTTTAGGTTTCCTGCAGGATAAAACCATAAAAGATAAGTCCAAGGCTGTTAAGGGATTTATATTTAACAGTACCTCCGAACCTATCCAAATACCCCGTGAGAAAATTTCAGTCCGTGATGGCATAACATTGAGAGAATATATCAAAAAGAGTTATTTTCAAACTGAAACGTCTATTAATACGGAAACAAATCCAATTGAAGTTTTTGGCCTGAAAATGACGATACTTTCGCCTACGCCTGAAAAGCAAAAAAAAGCGGAAGATTTATGGACCGAGGAAGAGCGGACAATGAAAATTGGAAGAAAAGCTTCACAGTCAGACCATGCGAAAACTATAGCTGAACTTAAAGACCTTCCGTTTCATCAAGATAAGGATGAGGTAAATGGCAGTTCTATCGCTACCCTTGTTGAATTTGGCGACATTACGGCTTTACTTTTAGCAGATAGCCATCCCTCAGATATTGAAGATAGTCTTTCTGCCTTGCGGTACAGTTCAACAAATCCCATTCCGCTCTCCTTTATGCAATTATCTCATCATGGAAGCAAAGCAAACACTAGTATTGAGTTATTAGAAATGGTCAAGACAGAAAATTTTGTTGTAACCGGTAACGGAATCCATAATCAACATCCAGACAAAGAAGCATTGGTAAGGCTATTAGAATATGGAAAGAAAAACGAAATAAAAATTAAAATTCATTATTCCTGTGACACAAAGGAATTGAGAGATCTATTTAAAATTGATGCAAAGATAGAAACGTGTTACGAATTTGAAACTACCTATAAAGAGATTGGTCCCGAAAACGAACTATTTTTATTTGAAGAAATCACTGACAATATATGA
- a CDS encoding ATP-binding protein: protein MNLKLPQLSTIRIQCNEDIGTAVIYFPDADTDYVYILTAKHCLVGEKFNKTYSKEGILLDQIFNDESLTYHSYVLSDTAVVITSVNNEEDLALIIVPANDIVALTGKRFFSQVIDADDTIQEYTVRGFANFNDQKDDQPFSLKFLENKKHNPNIFTLHHEGSLDTFYQQAMSNVAGLSGSGAYADLFGNLYFVGIIHTYVDGNTFIATKVLAYNNLIDPNKFKLIEELKPETNPEILDSYGKMDKNREIINLRTRETVGSFTVHRDTSLLIRAIKENNLVVIHGKPGVGKSALAKAVVKELKSEGDYTVITLTPENLYCNTLDEAMKSAGYNATIQQIVGSPLSARNVLIWIESFEKLIESEFSGAFNELLQIMKSNSRIILLITVREYLLQRFRIHFYFELPKNNTYLEVNDFNDGEIQLVQDAIPQLKTLLENPKIKHLLHNPYYLDKAVRIIPFLESEQQLDEIKFKKLMWQHIVENGNTARGAVFYEICVKRSREMCLFTDFPGSEDTISQLLRDNIIQQNDIGINPEYSPSHDILEDWALIRFISEQKKLMPDSRTFLESMENNPAIKRAFRLWMEEFYLTEPVKSVSFVHELLQDSLLSQSWKDELLVVSLRSRNAAILLDALKDNLLNNEGRFLKQIMFLLQIGCKRIDPAKQSLDQLLPTGSGWDYIIDFIWDNYATISSFKIDTEYIALIEAWSKQLPDFNPQIIPSCAKSVANFLEDFVHRVQKAFIGAVKYDSVSSVLEPYVKIIFQLTASDPSLVENLIQAAKNPHVGNERWNNIQFLNQIRKCITEGVMADQICRFFPHDVLEIAREDWLNKEEDRRPPYTPIHFRRSDARDFGLSRRFNTEHGFPSAYHTFFYWMFLYHPDKALDFIIIFLNAAFEKNQSVLKSQGEDIEDITVSFHDGTSKSYYGTYDYWSMYRSKRSENRHIASLLMALEAGLLDLIGETTDQQLKGYLQKIIKESNNVAFLGITISVIQAHPELLDENSVCLLGIPIFFWWESSRWMSELYTNEVFNDDEYEKNERTKSNSKVHRRKYYQGLVGFVFDYMFIYRTHNDLLYKEIDKMWEQAPAEEFQWRKFLFDMDARKYQFIPVEYNGKKMLQIQPAYDEEVRKNVTETNDLDTIPAVNVIWAKDAYDNKPIDDHHYEKWREGYDYIQQSKGHFDFMTSKTLMASLGLRDFFTEMDEEQLVWCRKIIMDFAEKNLMGQESMDMYLDVFGKQAALTGLSYNINYGTDEKTILKIKELIFRLLISGLDEQERIALQAGIAHQLVKDDPDFVLNCWYGLLSFIEYKKEMNSIEQRRRDAMWMYGGGNGK from the coding sequence ATGAATCTAAAGTTACCCCAGCTTTCTACCATCAGAATTCAATGCAATGAAGACATTGGGACCGCAGTTATATACTTTCCAGATGCTGATACTGATTATGTATATATTTTAACCGCTAAACATTGCTTAGTTGGAGAAAAGTTTAACAAAACATATTCTAAAGAAGGAATACTACTGGATCAAATTTTTAATGATGAGTCTTTGACCTATCATTCATATGTTCTTTCAGATACTGCAGTCGTGATAACCTCTGTAAATAATGAAGAAGATCTGGCCTTAATTATTGTACCTGCGAATGATATAGTAGCGCTAACCGGAAAAAGGTTTTTCAGTCAGGTTATTGATGCGGATGATACTATCCAAGAATATACAGTTAGGGGATTCGCAAATTTTAATGATCAAAAAGACGACCAGCCTTTTTCGCTTAAATTTCTTGAAAATAAAAAGCATAATCCGAATATTTTTACATTGCATCATGAAGGATCACTAGATACTTTTTATCAACAGGCCATGTCAAATGTAGCTGGTCTTTCAGGATCAGGAGCATATGCCGATCTGTTCGGAAATCTCTATTTTGTAGGAATAATTCATACTTACGTAGATGGAAATACATTTATAGCAACGAAGGTTTTAGCTTATAATAACCTCATTGATCCTAACAAATTCAAACTCATCGAAGAATTGAAACCCGAAACTAATCCTGAAATATTGGATAGTTATGGGAAAATGGATAAAAATAGAGAAATAATTAATTTGAGAACTAGGGAGACAGTTGGTTCATTCACTGTTCATCGTGACACATCCCTTTTGATTCGTGCTATTAAAGAAAATAATCTTGTCGTTATCCATGGAAAGCCCGGTGTAGGAAAATCAGCTCTGGCGAAAGCCGTCGTGAAAGAATTAAAATCCGAAGGTGATTACACTGTCATTACGCTTACTCCAGAAAATCTCTACTGTAATACCTTAGATGAAGCGATGAAGAGTGCCGGATATAATGCGACAATCCAACAAATTGTCGGTAGTCCTTTATCCGCACGAAATGTTTTGATTTGGATTGAAAGTTTTGAAAAATTAATAGAATCCGAATTTTCGGGGGCATTTAATGAATTGCTCCAAATTATGAAATCAAATTCGCGCATAATTCTTTTAATAACAGTTAGGGAATATTTATTACAGAGGTTTCGCATTCATTTTTATTTTGAGCTTCCAAAAAATAATACATATTTAGAAGTCAATGATTTTAATGATGGAGAGATACAACTAGTTCAGGATGCCATCCCCCAACTTAAAACATTACTTGAAAACCCAAAAATCAAACATTTACTTCATAACCCCTATTATCTTGACAAGGCAGTTCGTATTATTCCTTTCCTGGAAAGTGAGCAACAATTAGATGAAATAAAATTTAAGAAGTTGATGTGGCAGCACATAGTAGAGAATGGAAATACCGCCAGAGGAGCTGTTTTTTACGAAATTTGTGTAAAAAGATCACGAGAAATGTGCCTCTTCACCGACTTTCCAGGAAGCGAAGACACGATTTCTCAACTTTTGAGGGACAATATTATACAACAGAACGATATCGGAATAAATCCTGAATATAGTCCCTCACACGATATTTTAGAGGATTGGGCGCTGATAAGATTTATTTCAGAGCAAAAAAAGCTGATGCCAGACAGTAGAACTTTCTTAGAATCCATGGAAAATAACCCTGCAATAAAAAGAGCATTTCGGTTGTGGATGGAAGAGTTCTACCTTACTGAGCCGGTCAAATCGGTAAGTTTCGTTCATGAACTTTTGCAAGATAGCTTATTGTCGCAATCATGGAAAGACGAACTTTTAGTTGTATCACTCCGTTCCAGGAATGCTGCAATACTTTTAGATGCACTAAAAGATAATCTTCTTAACAACGAAGGGCGATTCCTGAAACAGATAATGTTTTTACTCCAGATCGGATGTAAACGTATCGACCCGGCCAAACAAAGTTTAGATCAGTTATTGCCAACAGGTTCCGGATGGGACTATATTATTGACTTTATTTGGGATAATTATGCTACAATTTCATCGTTCAAAATCGATACCGAATACATAGCACTTATTGAGGCGTGGTCGAAACAACTACCTGACTTCAATCCTCAAATAATCCCATCATGTGCCAAAAGTGTTGCCAACTTTTTGGAAGACTTCGTTCATCGAGTTCAGAAAGCATTTATTGGAGCGGTAAAATATGATTCAGTGAGCTCGGTATTAGAGCCCTATGTAAAAATAATCTTTCAACTGACCGCTTCGGACCCTTCGTTAGTTGAAAACTTAATACAGGCTGCTAAAAACCCACATGTTGGAAATGAGCGATGGAATAATATCCAATTTTTAAATCAAATTCGAAAATGTATTACTGAAGGCGTCATGGCTGACCAAATATGCCGTTTTTTCCCACATGATGTATTGGAGATTGCGAGGGAAGATTGGTTAAATAAAGAAGAAGATAGAAGACCACCTTATACTCCTATCCATTTTCGTAGGTCCGATGCAAGGGATTTCGGTTTGAGCCGACGATTTAATACCGAACATGGTTTTCCAAGTGCCTATCACACATTTTTTTATTGGATGTTTCTCTATCATCCAGATAAAGCATTAGATTTCATTATCATTTTTTTAAATGCTGCGTTTGAAAAAAACCAAAGCGTTTTAAAATCGCAAGGTGAGGATATTGAAGATATTACCGTAAGCTTCCACGATGGCACTTCGAAGTCTTATTATGGGACCTATGACTATTGGTCTATGTATCGAAGTAAAAGATCTGAAAACCGGCATATCGCCTCCTTATTAATGGCTCTTGAAGCTGGACTTTTAGACTTAATTGGGGAAACAACAGATCAACAATTAAAAGGGTACCTTCAAAAAATTATCAAAGAATCTAACAATGTTGCATTTCTGGGAATTACGATAAGTGTAATACAAGCACATCCTGAACTTTTAGATGAAAATTCGGTTTGTTTATTAGGTATACCAATTTTTTTCTGGTGGGAATCAAGCCGATGGATGTCAGAATTATATACTAATGAAGTATTCAATGATGATGAATACGAGAAAAATGAAAGAACCAAGTCCAATTCAAAAGTTCACCGGCGAAAATACTATCAGGGCCTCGTAGGTTTTGTTTTTGATTATATGTTTATCTATCGGACCCATAATGATCTATTATATAAGGAAATTGATAAAATGTGGGAACAGGCTCCAGCTGAGGAATTTCAATGGAGAAAGTTTCTATTTGATATGGATGCCCGTAAATACCAATTTATACCAGTTGAATATAACGGTAAAAAAATGCTCCAGATTCAACCAGCCTATGATGAGGAAGTTCGAAAAAATGTGACAGAAACTAATGATCTTGACACAATACCAGCTGTTAATGTTATCTGGGCAAAAGATGCGTATGACAATAAACCTATTGATGATCACCATTACGAAAAGTGGCGAGAAGGATATGATTATATTCAACAATCAAAGGGTCACTTTGATTTTATGACTTCGAAAACTCTGATGGCATCATTAGGTTTACGCGATTTTTTTACAGAAATGGACGAGGAGCAATTAGTATGGTGCCGGAAAATAATCATGGACTTTGCAGAAAAAAATCTGATGGGCCAAGAATCTATGGATATGTATCTTGACGTTTTTGGTAAGCAGGCGGCTCTTACTGGTCTTTCATATAATATTAATTACGGAACAGACGAAAAAACTATACTGAAAATAAAGGAATTAATTTTTCGATTGCTTATAAGTGGATTGGACGAACAGGAACGAATTGCGCTTCAAGCTGGGATAGCACATCAACTCGTAAAAGATGATCCTGATTTTGTATTAAATTGCTGGTATGGCCTGTTATCCTTCATAGAATACAAAAAAGAAATGAATTCTATTGAACAACGCCGCAGGGATGCTATGTGGATGTACGGGGGAGGAAACGGAAAATGA